A single window of Helicobacter pylori DNA harbors:
- the lptE gene encoding LPS assembly lipoprotein LptE, which produces MRALLFFILLFWFKGCGYKPIAAYAQNALGDSIYVKLIVNLPNPENSVEFKDLMNRLVVQRFQNRLASEKDADSIIIIEITNVTDTSITQNKEGFTTFYRATVSVNYTYDNKRGTQKTFQNSGYYNYAVNLQDPLNTFQNRYYAINQAVEQTLTKFVAQIAYEGKFNNEK; this is translated from the coding sequence ATGAGGGCTTTACTTTTTTTTATTTTGTTGTTTTGGTTCAAGGGCTGTGGGTATAAGCCCATCGCCGCTTACGCTCAAAACGCTTTAGGCGATAGCATATACGTGAAACTCATTGTGAATTTGCCTAACCCTGAAAACTCTGTAGAGTTTAAGGATTTGATGAATCGTTTAGTCGTGCAACGCTTCCAAAACCGCCTGGCGAGCGAAAAAGATGCGGATTCTATCATTATCATAGAAATCACGAATGTAACCGATACGAGCATCACGCAAAATAAAGAAGGCTTTACGACTTTCTATCGCGCGACCGTGTCTGTGAATTACACCTATGATAATAAAAGAGGCACACAAAAGACTTTCCAAAATAGCGGGTATTATAATTACGCCGTGAATTTGCAAGACCCCCTTAACACTTTCCAGAACCGCTATTACGCTATCAATCAGGCTGTGGAGCAAACTTTGACTAAATTTGTGGCTCAAATCGCTTATGAGGGGAAATTCAATAATGAAAAATAG